In Chitinophaga sp. HK235, a single window of DNA contains:
- a CDS encoding ABC transporter substrate-binding protein, whose protein sequence is MVRAIICLGAVSSLLLGACGNAENHDKQVFRYNQTEGISSLDPAFAKSQAVIWAVSQLYNTLVAPDTNLTIRPSLAKQWRVSPDHRTYTFDLRTDVFFHDSDVFPGGKGRRMTAKDVVYSLSRITDPATASPGAWIFNGRIADGGFRALNDSTFELTLVRPFHPILGILSMQYCSIVPREAVEKYGKDFRNHPCGTGPFSFFFWDEGQSLVLHRNPHYFEKDSSGHQLPYLDAVQISFLDSKASEFLLFRQGQLDFINDIDASFKDEVLTKQGRLKSEWKGKMVLDKKPFLNVEYLGFLVDSANALVKGSPTRQKKIRQAINYGIDRTKMITYLRNGKGIPAISGFVPAGLPSFDTGKVKGYTYNPAMARQLLQEAGYPGGKGLSQIRLMSIPIYADMADYVANQLQEIGIRIQVEVVQKSLLLEQTAKSQALFFRGSWIADYPDAESYLAMFYSRNPAPPNYTRYANAAFDKLYEQALEENNDSLRYTLYQEMDRQIIADAPVVPLFYDEVVRLVQPGIKGFYNNGMNLLELRYVRKK, encoded by the coding sequence GTGGTTAGAGCCATTATATGCCTGGGCGCAGTGAGCAGCCTGTTGCTGGGGGCCTGTGGCAACGCGGAGAACCACGATAAGCAGGTATTCCGGTACAATCAGACAGAAGGGATCAGCAGCCTCGATCCGGCCTTTGCCAAAAGCCAGGCAGTCATATGGGCGGTAAGCCAGTTGTATAATACACTGGTGGCACCAGATACCAATCTCACCATCCGGCCTTCCCTGGCCAAACAATGGCGGGTATCTCCCGACCACCGCACTTATACCTTTGATCTGCGGACAGATGTGTTCTTTCACGATAGTGATGTTTTCCCCGGTGGTAAAGGCAGGCGGATGACAGCGAAGGATGTGGTATACAGTCTGAGCCGTATTACCGACCCGGCCACCGCTTCGCCCGGAGCCTGGATATTCAACGGCCGCATTGCAGACGGTGGGTTCCGTGCACTCAATGACTCTACTTTTGAGCTGACCCTGGTAAGACCTTTCCATCCTATTCTGGGCATCCTCAGTATGCAGTACTGTTCGATAGTACCTCGTGAGGCTGTTGAGAAGTATGGTAAGGACTTCCGTAATCATCCCTGTGGTACCGGCCCTTTCAGCTTTTTTTTCTGGGATGAAGGCCAGAGCCTGGTGCTGCACCGCAATCCGCATTATTTCGAGAAAGACAGCAGCGGCCACCAGTTACCCTATCTGGATGCAGTGCAGATCAGCTTCCTCGACAGCAAAGCTTCCGAATTCCTGTTGTTCCGGCAGGGACAGCTCGACTTCATTAATGATATTGATGCCTCCTTTAAAGATGAGGTACTGACCAAACAGGGCCGGCTGAAGTCCGAATGGAAAGGTAAGATGGTACTCGACAAAAAGCCGTTCCTCAACGTAGAATACCTGGGCTTCCTGGTAGACAGTGCCAATGCACTGGTGAAAGGCTCGCCCACCAGACAGAAAAAGATCCGTCAGGCCATTAACTACGGTATAGACCGTACGAAAATGATCACCTACCTGCGTAATGGGAAAGGTATACCCGCTATATCCGGCTTTGTGCCGGCAGGACTGCCTTCTTTTGATACCGGTAAAGTAAAGGGATACACGTATAACCCGGCCATGGCCCGGCAGCTGTTACAGGAAGCCGGCTATCCGGGAGGAAAGGGATTATCGCAGATACGCCTGATGTCTATTCCCATCTATGCAGATATGGCGGACTATGTAGCCAACCAGTTGCAGGAAATCGGTATTCGTATACAGGTAGAGGTGGTACAGAAAAGTCTGCTGCTGGAACAGACGGCCAAATCACAGGCACTCTTTTTCAGAGGCAGCTGGATTGCCGACTACCCGGATGCAGAAAGTTACCTGGCCATGTTTTACAGTCGTAATCCTGCACCTCCCAACTATACCCGCTATGCCAATGCAGCCTTTGATAAACTATATGAACAGGCATTGGAAGAAAACAACGATAGCCTCCGGTACACCCTGTACCAGGAAATGGACCGGCAGATCATAGCGGACGCACCGGTGGTACCACTGTTTTATGACGAGGTAGTAAGGTTGGTACAGCCCGGTATAAAAGGATTTTATAATAACGGAATGAACCTGTTGGAGTTAAGATATGTCCGTAAAAAATAA
- a CDS encoding acyl-CoA desaturase, whose translation MTAILIFFCVHWFFSLFFHTFYLHRYASHQMYTTNKFWERFFYFSTWFFQGSSYLIPRAYGVMHRMHHEYSDTEKDPHSPHFFKDVWTMMVQTRKIYNGFVHRTSTVDPMFTQEPLPEWDAMDKFGDSNITRLTWIALYIAFYVAFVPAGMWYLYLLLPIHFLMGPVQGAVVNWCGHKYGYSNFDNGDQSKNTSPWGIVLLGELFQNNHHKFKDSPNFAKKWYELDPSYQVMKLMNLVGIIKLKPAVVTQAQLKSKAA comes from the coding sequence ATGACGGCGATACTGATATTCTTCTGTGTGCATTGGTTCTTTTCCTTGTTTTTCCACACATTCTATTTACACCGTTATGCATCTCACCAGATGTATACCACCAATAAATTCTGGGAGCGTTTCTTTTATTTCAGTACCTGGTTCTTCCAGGGATCTTCTTACCTGATCCCCAGAGCCTATGGCGTAATGCACCGCATGCACCATGAATACAGTGATACGGAGAAAGACCCGCACTCCCCGCATTTTTTTAAGGACGTGTGGACCATGATGGTACAGACCCGTAAAATATACAACGGTTTCGTGCATCGTACAAGCACTGTAGACCCGATGTTTACACAGGAGCCATTACCAGAGTGGGACGCTATGGATAAGTTCGGGGACAGCAATATCACCCGTCTTACCTGGATAGCCCTTTACATCGCTTTTTATGTAGCTTTTGTGCCTGCCGGTATGTGGTACCTGTATCTGCTGCTGCCTATCCACTTCCTGATGGGACCTGTACAAGGCGCTGTCGTTAACTGGTGCGGTCATAAATATGGCTACAGCAATTTCGACAACGGAGACCAGTCTAAAAATACTTCTCCCTGGGGCATCGTCCTGCTGGGTGAACTGTTTCAGAACAACCACCACAAATTCAAGGATAGTCCTAACTTCGCCAAAAAATGGTATGAGCTGGATCCCAGCTATCAGGTAATGAAGCTGATGAATCTGGTAGGTATCATCAAACTGAAACCTGCCGTAGTAACGCAGGCACAGCTGAAATCCAAGGCTGCTTAA
- a CDS encoding decaprenyl-phosphate phosphoribosyltransferase: MKYIKLLRPKHWAKNTFLLIPLFFAGEIFKPEKLLELLLAFMAFSITASSIYIINDYQDIEADRKHPEKCKRPLASGEISKPAALLLFALCILAGAGLGYWVGLKFLFVLGIYFVMNLLYCFGLKHISILDIIILAIGFVLRVKAGGIAGNIAMSEWLMVMIFLLALFMAIAKRRDDVLIKIQSGQEMRKAAKGYNLDYLNVILSLVSAVIIVCYLMYTMAPETQVRFHTYRLYYTTLFVIGGLLRYLQITYVENNTGSPTKILYKDRFIQLTILLWVLSFYVLIYWPTNKVFFE, from the coding sequence ATGAAGTATATCAAATTGCTCCGCCCCAAACACTGGGCAAAAAATACTTTCCTGCTGATCCCGCTGTTTTTTGCCGGAGAAATTTTTAAACCGGAAAAGCTACTCGAGTTGTTACTGGCATTTATGGCATTCAGCATTACTGCCAGTAGTATTTACATCATCAATGATTATCAGGATATAGAAGCAGACCGCAAACACCCCGAGAAATGTAAACGTCCGCTGGCTTCAGGAGAGATTTCCAAACCGGCAGCGCTGCTGCTGTTTGCACTCTGTATATTGGCTGGCGCCGGCCTGGGATATTGGGTGGGACTTAAATTCCTTTTTGTACTGGGGATCTATTTTGTAATGAACCTGTTGTATTGTTTCGGCTTAAAACATATATCCATTCTCGATATTATTATTCTGGCCATTGGTTTTGTATTGCGGGTAAAAGCCGGCGGTATTGCCGGTAATATCGCCATGTCCGAATGGCTGATGGTGATGATTTTTCTGCTCGCCCTGTTTATGGCTATCGCCAAAAGAAGGGATGATGTACTTATCAAGATACAGTCAGGGCAGGAAATGCGCAAGGCGGCAAAAGGGTATAACCTGGACTATCTGAATGTGATCCTGTCACTGGTATCAGCGGTGATCATTGTATGTTATCTGATGTATACGATGGCACCGGAAACGCAGGTACGTTTTCATACCTACCGCCTTTATTACACTACGCTTTTTGTAATTGGCGGATTATTACGATATTTGCAAATAACCTACGTGGAGAACAATACTGGTTCTCCCACCAAGATCCTATATAAAGACCGTTTTATTCAATTAACCATACTCCTGTGGGTGCTGAGTTTTTATGTGCTGATTTATTGGCCCACTAATAAAGTTTTTTTTGAATAA
- a CDS encoding FAD-binding oxidoreductase, which produces MQKRLANWGNYPAITSEENAFTQEQQLRDFVVSNHQLIARGNGRCYGDASLGKHSISMLKYDKILSFDEQNGFLETQAGVTLDQILDIIVPKGWFLPVTPGTKFITVGGAVASDVHGKNHHVDGAFSGHITEMDVITGDGETVTCSQGRHTDLFWATCGGMGLTGVITRVKFDLKKIETAYIKQKQLKARNLEEVIRLFDEYKHYTYSMAWIDCLQKGDSFGRSILIVGEHATKADLNPKQQEAPLKLPAKPRLTVPFNLPSFILNTFTVKAFNWLYYGKNFKKEINNVVPYEPFFYPLDAILHWNRGYGKAGFIQYQFVLPLEHKAGLVAILQRISEKGWGSFLAVLKVFGHQDSLISFPMEGYTLALDFPVRKGLFEFLDELDEIVLQYGGRLYLSKDARMKQDVFWKSYPNANRFADIVKTYNPGKRFESLQSERLLLTK; this is translated from the coding sequence ATGCAAAAGCGGTTAGCTAACTGGGGAAATTACCCCGCGATTACATCTGAGGAAAATGCGTTTACGCAGGAGCAGCAACTCCGGGATTTTGTTGTGTCCAATCATCAACTGATTGCCCGCGGCAATGGTCGTTGTTATGGAGATGCTTCCCTGGGAAAGCATAGTATATCCATGCTGAAGTACGACAAGATCCTTTCTTTTGACGAGCAAAATGGTTTCCTCGAAACCCAGGCCGGTGTAACACTGGACCAGATACTGGACATTATTGTTCCCAAAGGATGGTTCCTGCCGGTAACGCCCGGGACTAAATTTATCACTGTTGGCGGAGCGGTAGCTTCCGACGTACATGGTAAAAACCACCATGTGGACGGTGCCTTCTCGGGCCACATCACGGAGATGGATGTCATCACCGGCGATGGTGAAACCGTTACCTGTTCCCAGGGGCGGCATACCGATCTTTTCTGGGCTACCTGTGGCGGCATGGGGCTCACGGGCGTGATCACCCGTGTTAAATTTGACCTCAAAAAAATTGAGACAGCCTATATCAAACAAAAGCAGCTGAAGGCCCGCAACCTGGAAGAGGTGATCCGGCTGTTTGACGAATACAAACACTATACGTATTCCATGGCCTGGATCGACTGCCTGCAGAAAGGCGACTCCTTTGGCCGCAGCATCCTGATCGTAGGAGAACACGCCACCAAAGCAGACCTTAACCCCAAACAACAGGAGGCGCCCCTGAAATTGCCGGCAAAGCCCCGGCTGACGGTACCTTTTAATCTGCCATCATTTATTCTCAATACTTTCACAGTAAAAGCCTTTAACTGGCTCTACTACGGTAAGAACTTCAAAAAGGAAATCAATAATGTGGTGCCCTATGAGCCGTTCTTTTACCCGCTGGACGCTATTCTGCACTGGAACCGTGGTTATGGTAAGGCTGGTTTTATACAATATCAGTTTGTACTGCCGCTGGAACATAAAGCCGGGCTGGTAGCTATTCTTCAGCGTATCAGTGAAAAAGGATGGGGCTCATTCCTGGCTGTGTTGAAAGTCTTTGGTCATCAGGATTCCCTGATCTCTTTCCCCATGGAGGGATATACCCTGGCGCTGGATTTTCCGGTGCGGAAGGGCCTTTTTGAATTCCTGGATGAGCTGGACGAAATTGTATTGCAGTATGGAGGCCGTTTATATCTGTCCAAAGACGCCCGTATGAAACAGGACGTTTTCTGGAAGAGTTACCCCAACGCCAATCGTTTTGCCGATATTGTAAAGACCTACAATCCTGGTAAACGTTTTGAGTCGCTTCAATCCGAAAGATTATTACTGACAAAATAA